TTTCTCCACCAAATGCCTACCGTCTATTTTCTACTCTTTATCATATCAATGTCGGTATCTATCATACTGGTCAACTCTGGAGAAAAAGTTTTCAAAATGTATACATCCTGCCATGGCGACGAGGTGTTCGACATAACGTGGATTGGAGTATTGATTCTTTTACAGTGTCTCCTATCACTACCCTCGTTGGATAGACACGGAAACGAAGAGTACTCAAAATCCACAACATCAGTCATCTTGGAAGATGAATCAGATATGTCAAACAAGATAGGATATACCGCCGATAGCAGTAATATAACAATCAGGTATGCTTCGGAGTTGCAAGATCAGCCTACCGCCACTGCATCTATTAACAGTGGAGCACAGGGCTCTTATTCTGAGAAGCATTACAAGACGAGTGTTAGTAAGATAAAAGATAATCGTGTGGGATCTATATCACAAGAGGATACCTGCGGATATATAGATGGTGTGTCAGAGTCAGTTTTACGTGGACAGAACAAAAAGGAAGAGCAGGAACAAAAGTCATCTGGAACCAAGTGTTCAGCGCTAAATAACTGGTTTAATGCAAGATTTGGGATATGTTGGAACTCATTATGGATGCTCTTTTACAATTTGATTATATTCCTTGGAATACATTCCTCGCTGCTGGCTTCAAGGATACATGGAAACATTGACTTAAACAAATATGCACTGGAAACCTGTTCACACCTATCAGTGTTTCAGTTCTCATTAATGTCCCCTACTCTAAAATTCCCGCTTATAAGTGAATCGGTATTCATGATAACCTATTTGTCTTTTGCGGTCCATGAGCTTGTGGTTCGCAAGGCTGAAAACTCATTTCTAATCAAAAATTTCATAGGAAGGCACTATTTCAAGGAATCAATGTTACTAGGTTCTATACGTTTAATTGTACAAGTCGGTATCTTTTCTGGAAACATATTTCTCATTTGCTTCTGTATAACATGTGGCTATGGCTCTCCAATGCATGTCCTAGTTGGCTTTTCTCTCTCTATGCTGGTCCTATGGGTAAACTCTCACCTGTCTCAGATTTTACAACTCACACATCTGAGAGATATGAGGTCTGCAACACTAGATTTCAACTGGCTTTGGTCCATCATGAGTGCTTTTGTGCTATGGCTCTGTGGCTTTTTATTTTATGCGTCCGTATATGGGATCCCTTATTACTCACTCTATCTATATATACACCCTGTAGCGTGGATTCTCTTCTTGTCCCTCACATTCTACAAGGGAAGCCAAATCTTTGCCTGGAGGAACATACCTCAGGGGTGGGTACCCACCTTTAGTTAATTTTTAACCTTGTATTTATACACTTGTAATTTTAgagaaaatgtaaatgtttaGAATTTTCAAAAGGAACGTACACGCGGGTCATGTCAAGCGTGTCTTGAACAAGAGAAAGGAACTCTTTAGCGGGAGATATAGTAGAATATTTGCTGATCAAAGGGAAAGAGTGGATCACTTATTACAAGGAATTAgatatgaaaaggatgcGGTGGTCAGAGAACTTCTTCACTCCCAAAATGTAGTTACAAATCTCTTGAATGACTGCACAGACAAACCATCGCAAAATCAAAAGTAGGTACCTTTTATACGAGTCTTAATAGTCTGTTTAGAGATCCGGATGTCGAATTTAAAAGGAGAAATGACGCATATCGCATATATCGAATGTTACGCCCTGATGCTCCAACGTTCTTTGAGGTTTGTCGATATGTGCAGAGCAAAACGCATTGCAGGAACAAACATCTCTTCATCTTAGTAAAAGCATGAACCAACTTCTTCAAAAGCCATCCACGGAATCTACAACTCTGGTTCTTGCAGATCCAAGTAACGTATTGGATAATAAAGAGCCTGTATTCACAACCGATTGTTATATTTTAGCTGTATCATCTCTTATAGAGTCTATAACCGATGATATACAGGATTTTTGTGCC
This region of Theileria equi strain WA chromosome 1, complete sequence genomic DNA includes:
- a CDS encoding hypothetical protein (encoded by transcript BEWA_028030A), whose translation is MGFNVSGLRRFLHQMPTVYFLLFIISMSVSIILVNSGEKVFKMYTSCHGDEVFDITWIGVLILLQCLLSLPSLDRHGNEEYSKSTTSVILEDESDMSNKIGYTADSSNITIRYASELQDQPTATASINSGAQGSYSEKHYKTSVSKIKDNRVGSISQEDTCGYIDGVSESVLRGQNKKEEQEQKSSGTKCSALNNWFNARFGICWNSLWMLFYNLIIFLGIHSSLLASRIHGNIDLNKYALETCSHLSVFQFSLMSPTLKFPLISESVFMITYLSFAVHELVVRKAENSFLIKNFIGRHYFKESMLLGSIRLIVQVGIFSGNIFLICFCITCGYGSPMHVLVGFSLSMLVLWVNSHLSQILQLTHLRDMRSATLDFNWLWSIMSAFVLWLCGFLFYASVYGIPYYSLYLYIHPVAWILFLSLTFYKGSQIFAWRNIPQGWVPTFS